AGTTAGCAATTCGCAAATAGCCATTCGGAGGAGTAAGCGATCGATTAAAGCAATACGGGTTAAATCCCAATTTTGGACATGCGCTCCAATGAGGCGGTCCGCTTCTTCACTATAATCTAACGTGCGTAGAAAAAGACTAATGGCAAAACGCAGTGCCGCGGCATCTTCTTTTAGAGCAGGACGCAAAATGGTCTCGATGACGTGCTCGGCCGTGTCATGACCGACCTCATAGGCATAAAGGGCCTGCAACACCCGCTCTCGAACCTCACGTCGACGAGGCATGGCCGTTTGCTTTAAAGAACACCTTTAGGACGTTTACAGCTTTGCTGCAATTCTTCAACCTTAGGAAGGTTCTGGCTAAAGCGCGGGATTCACAGCTTGTTTGCGGCACGAGTTACAAGAGAGACGCACCAGTGTCTTCTAAAAATGGGCTAGATCCTTATGCCCGTGGGCATGTTTCGCAATGCACCGCTTGCCTGGACGGCTATTTGCCTGAGCCTGGGGATATTGCTTGCCGATCGGTTAAGCTGGCCAGTTTTGGTTTGGCTTGCCGTAGCTGCAATCGCTGGGGGGATCACGCTGGGTTTGCTTTTTAGGAAACATCGCTCGCTGTTTTTAGCCCTTCCTTTAGGGCTGCTGTTTTTAGGCACGGGTGCAGCTCACTGGCAATTGTGGTTTTCTCCTAGGCCGAACTCGATCCCCACCGATACTACCGCGATCGCATGGGTTACTGTGCGTAGCGCGCCACAACCTACCTCTTATGGCTTACGCTTTAGGGCAGAGGTGCAAATGCTCCTGGTGGGAAAAGACACGTTGCGCCTTCCTTTTTTTCTGGAAATCGTGGTGTCTGGGGTAGACACTTTACAGCATGGTCTGCCTGAGCTCCGTTGCGGCGACCAGATATTTGTGGGTGGACGCTTAGAGCCTCTTCCAGCCCCTCGAAATCCGGGACAGATAGACCACCGGCCGCGGCTGCGTCGCCAAGGTGTTGTTGCTCAGCTAAGGGTTCAAGACCCCCGACTTTTACAACCTATAGTCTCTGGCCAATGCTTCCCCTATAGCTGGCTGGAGCCGCTAAAACGCCGCATCAAGCAGGACCTTACGCAAGCCATTCCAGATCCGGAAGCGCAATCTATCGTGCAAGCCCTTGTGCTAGGGGATCGATCGGGCTTGCACTGGGAAACGCGTGGGCAGCTAGGTCGGGCTGGCCTGGCCCACCTGCTGGCAATTTCTGGGCTGCATGTGATGTTTGTTGGTTTGGTTCTTTATGCGCTTTTGCGGCCGCTTCTGCTTCGCTTAGGTTTAAGCTGGTGGGGCATGGAATGGACGCGTACGCTACTTACACTGCTCATTGTTCTCGGCTACGTATGGCTAGCAGGAGCTCCTGCCTCGGCCGTGCGCGCTTTGGTTATGACAGGACTGCTGCTAGGCGCTACGCTCCGGCAGGTTCCTGCGCATCCTTTCAACTCCCTAGGTGCAGCCGCGCTGCTTATCCTTCTTGTGGATCCATCACAGCTTTTTGAACCAGGGTTTCAGCTTTCCTTTGCCGCTGTCTGCGGGCTGATTGGTGGACTTGGCTCACTACAGCAGCATTTACCCAAACGCCTGCTGCGATCCAGCATAGGACGCTACCTAACCGGGAGCTTACTGGCCACCTTGACAGCCACGTTGGCTACAGCTCCTTTTATGCTTTTGCATTTTGGCTATGTATCTTGGGCTGGACTTCCCTTAAACCTTATAGGTATTCCACTGGGCTCAGGTGCTCTAAGCGCTGGACTGCTTACTGCCCTAAGCGCGCTGCTAAGTCCTGCGGTAGGACAACTGTTTGGCGGTGCAGCTACGCTGTGTGCTCAAGGGCTGCTTT
This Rhodothermus bifroesti DNA region includes the following protein-coding sequences:
- the nusB gene encoding transcription antitermination factor NusB, with translation MPRRREVRERVLQALYAYEVGHDTAEHVIETILRPALKEDAAALRFAISLFLRTLDYSEEADRLIGAHVQNWDLTRIALIDRLLLRMAICELLTFEDIPPKVSMNEAIELAKRYSTEKSGSFVNGVLDAVVLDLQRQGRLKKSGRGLIGIETLLQRLAAQQQSKS
- a CDS encoding DNA internalization-related competence protein ComEC/Rec2; translated protein: MPVGMFRNAPLAWTAICLSLGILLADRLSWPVLVWLAVAAIAGGITLGLLFRKHRSLFLALPLGLLFLGTGAAHWQLWFSPRPNSIPTDTTAIAWVTVRSAPQPTSYGLRFRAEVQMLLVGKDTLRLPFFLEIVVSGVDTLQHGLPELRCGDQIFVGGRLEPLPAPRNPGQIDHRPRLRRQGVVAQLRVQDPRLLQPIVSGQCFPYSWLEPLKRRIKQDLTQAIPDPEAQSIVQALVLGDRSGLHWETRGQLGRAGLAHLLAISGLHVMFVGLVLYALLRPLLLRLGLSWWGMEWTRTLLTLLIVLGYVWLAGAPASAVRALVMTGLLLGATLRQVPAHPFNSLGAAALLILLVDPSQLFEPGFQLSFAAVCGLIGGLGSLQQHLPKRLLRSSIGRYLTGSLLATLTATLATAPFMLLHFGYVSWAGLPLNLIGIPLGSGALSAGLLTALSALLSPAVGQLFGGAATLCAQGLLWLGSLADKAFAGWVMYYPHPPLWLLLLPPLLLGLLSRSFKFRRLALGLMLGCSCAGVWLSRPVSPTLDVVFFDVGHGDATLIRTPNGRHLLIDVGGYAFEEATLYWNVLPFLRWQGIHYLDVLLLTHPDADHIGGAPTLLRRIKVGRVLDNGASDTSRIAREVQQVLDSLGLARYPLAAGDTIHLEDAVVLQVLAPGVASMQPSDNERSVVLRMVYGNTRWLFLGDAEAGLESQLVRAYGALLQSDVVKVGHHGSSTSSTPALVEAVFPETTHAGWAVISTGWRGVSPQVHQRWLQQKAKVWITATSGALWLRSDGRHIWPVNQW